The following proteins are co-located in the Haloarcula marismortui ATCC 43049 genome:
- a CDS encoding HNH endonuclease gives MAEHDCPTCGRVFDSRRGLGVHHSRAHDERLPNRECNRCGAEFYAESTRAYCSDVCHDAAVSYEGEANPNFSDAKEQTNCDICDAGFEYYPSEKDGMYCPDCVETAAWREPPQRTGTAHHSWSGGKLSVSCDVCDSPVERYPSQIQSEVVLCSRDCHAAWLSEAFTGDGHPNWRGGGVGDYGPGWRAVREQALARDDHACVLCGTNADELGRNPDVHHIVPVRLFAALRALAVRDAHTLDNVVSLCPSCHRRTEFGRVSRAELRWRAGIPRWDPSAVGGATV, from the coding sequence ATGGCAGAACATGACTGCCCGACCTGTGGGCGGGTGTTCGACAGCCGCCGCGGTCTCGGGGTACATCACAGTCGCGCCCACGACGAACGGCTACCAAACAGAGAGTGCAACCGCTGTGGAGCCGAATTCTACGCCGAATCTACCCGTGCCTATTGTTCGGACGTATGCCACGACGCTGCCGTATCGTACGAAGGAGAGGCGAATCCAAACTTTTCGGATGCGAAAGAACAGACGAACTGTGATATCTGTGACGCGGGGTTCGAGTACTACCCCTCGGAAAAAGACGGCATGTACTGCCCCGACTGCGTCGAGACTGCGGCGTGGCGCGAACCGCCACAGCGTACCGGAACTGCGCATCACTCCTGGTCAGGTGGCAAACTGTCTGTCTCTTGTGATGTTTGTGACAGCCCCGTTGAGCGATATCCGAGCCAGATTCAGAGCGAAGTCGTCCTTTGCAGCCGCGACTGCCACGCCGCGTGGCTCTCCGAGGCGTTCACTGGTGACGGCCATCCGAACTGGCGCGGCGGTGGCGTCGGCGACTACGGGCCGGGATGGCGGGCAGTACGCGAGCAGGCTTTAGCACGGGACGACCACGCTTGCGTATTGTGTGGGACTAATGCCGACGAATTGGGGCGGAACCCGGATGTGCACCACATCGTCCCAGTCCGTCTGTTCGCCGCACTGCGGGCGCTCGCCGTTCGGGACGCACACACGCTTGACAATGTCGTCTCGCTGTGTCCGAGCTGTCACCGTCGGACGGAGTTCGGCCGTGTCTCGCGGGCGGAACTGCGCTGGCGGGCCGGCATCCCGCGATGGGACCCGTCTGCTGTTGGCGGCGCGACGGTGTAA
- a CDS encoding DUF5814 domain-containing protein has protein sequence MAITDKIYVKNHQQLASQLETSFPKGAFKGATLDILFQGEGLAKLDEASRERVLDFAEDFLDCDCEANPHCGCAERKFISYLLELREQGMGPDAIVDVMSDDYMLYAYPGDVLSFLDNSVRTLEAVETLADVDGRDDVAEDVQQKRQRLL, from the coding sequence GTGGCCATCACGGACAAGATTTACGTCAAGAACCACCAGCAACTCGCCTCCCAGCTAGAGACGAGTTTCCCGAAAGGGGCGTTCAAGGGGGCGACGCTGGACATCCTCTTTCAGGGCGAGGGGCTGGCAAAACTCGACGAAGCCTCCAGAGAGCGAGTTCTGGATTTCGCGGAGGATTTCCTGGACTGTGACTGTGAGGCCAACCCCCACTGTGGCTGTGCTGAGCGGAAGTTCATTTCGTACCTGCTGGAACTGCGCGAGCAGGGGATGGGGCCGGACGCAATCGTCGACGTGATGAGCGATGACTACATGCTGTATGCCTATCCGGGCGACGTACTGTCTTTCCTCGATAACTCCGTCAGAACGTTAGAAGCCGTGGAAACTCTGGCCGACGTCGATGGGCGCGACGACGTGGCCGAAGACGTACAACAGAAGCGTCAGCGGTTACTCTAG